Proteins from a single region of Bacillota bacterium:
- a CDS encoding ABC transporter ATP-binding protein: MLGLLEQPTEGKIMCQGIDLHKLNDRQQADFRRTQVGFVFQQYNLLPVLTASE; the protein is encoded by the coding sequence TTGTTGGGTCTTCTGGAGCAACCCACTGAAGGAAAAATTATGTGCCAGGGCATAGATTTGCACAAACTCAATGACCGTCAACAGGCAGATTTTCGTCGTACTCAGGTTGGCTTCGTGTTCCAGCAGTATAACTTGTTGCCGGTCTTAACAGCTTCGGAAA